From Tiliqua scincoides isolate rTilSci1 chromosome 2, rTilSci1.hap2, whole genome shotgun sequence, the proteins below share one genomic window:
- the LOC136642145 gene encoding vascular cell adhesion protein 1-like, producing the protein MTAVPPLTCAVLLSFWLPLAFLDSCDLSIYPNESVVEFGGPINLNCTSSCHTKLDWEVSDKQNIQKGTGWVSLSIANVTEWDLEPSCFVRDNDDPILKKALIYVYQFATPDIFLPSHLVAGHQGKIICNISDLMVKGSIPTNISLTLSFGRTVQKSSNGTQSMEYSFVPQPHQNRQAISCVASLQVGSEVLEKRMNSTLKVEAIPYNISISGSHAMYMVGTNITLTCHAEGNPSPAFVWNLPNNSSVTYSENMNTITISSAQTSHKGIYQCKAQNKYGGRFAQVDILVEAEKSRSWVTAVVVVSVLAVVFGGGIIWYRCRQ; encoded by the exons CATTCCTTGATTCTTGTGATTTGAGCATTTACCCCAATGAGAGTGTTGTGGAATTTGGTGGTCCCATCAATCTAAATTGCACCAGCTCCTGTCACACCAAGCTCGACTGGGAGGTGTCTGACAAGCAAAATATCCAGAAGGGAACTGGATGGGTTTCTCTAAGCATTGCCAATGTGACTGAATGGGACTTGGAGCCTTCATGCTTTGTCAGAGATAACGATGATCCCATACTTAAGAAAGCACTCATCTATGTTTACC AATTTGCAACCCCGGATATCTTCTTGCCTTCTCACCTTGTGGCTGGTCACCAAGGAAAAATAATCTGCAATATCTCAGACTTGATGGTGAAAGGCTCTATCCCAACTAACATCAGCCTCACCCTGAGTTTTGGTAGAACTGTCCAGAAGAGTAGCAATGGCACCCAGTCTATGGAGTACAGCTTTGTGCCACAGCCTCATCAGAACAGACAGGCAATCTCCTGTGTGGCCTCCCTCCAGGTGGGCTCAGAAGTACTGGAAAAAAGAATGAACAGCACTCTGAAGGTTGAGG CCATTCCTTACAATATCAGCATCTCAGGAAGTCATGCCATGTATATGGTTGGTACAAACATCACACTGACATGTCACGCAGAAGGAAATCCTTCTCCAGCATTTGTGTGGAATCTTCCCAACAATTCCAGTGTGACATACTCAGAAAACATGAATACTATAACAATCTCTTCAGCTCAAACATCCCATAAGGGGATTTACCAGTGCAAGGCACAGAACAAGTATGGTGGCCGTTTCGCACAGGTTGACATTCTTGTTGAAG CTGAAAAGTCTCGCAGTTGGGTCACAGCCGTGGTGGTGGTCTCAGTGCTGGCTGTAGTCTTTGGTGGAGGCATCATCTGGTATCGATGTCGACAATGA